One genomic segment of Arachis duranensis cultivar V14167 chromosome 4, aradu.V14167.gnm2.J7QH, whole genome shotgun sequence includes these proteins:
- the LOC107484948 gene encoding serine/threonine-protein phosphatase 7 long form homolog produces the protein MGDDPGRLYRLDGVAHIAGVINDEPRRCISSMQRQQGMRLDERYVPYLQMAGLYHLARLNDRWFRLDEPLVSAFVERWRPETHTFHMPFGECTIPLQDVAYQLGLPVDGHYVSGCLTDFHVYIQGSRSTWQWFQELLGVLPLLPEPNSKVRSELQLLFADKSGNRIHIRWLSYVARLEDMGGYSWGLAALAWLYRYFGLMGLIRLAGPWHPGYNPGVSEKGPRVQMTRLRIDMLQPRDFIWMPYSRPEVVQVVHPEVFEPRHTALWHSVISLIYFAVVEWHQVDRVLPQFGGVQACPRPALNIDFLMSKDGRGGDRWFLSQLHHWHLH, from the exons ATGGGAGACGATCCGGGAAGGCTGTATCGTTTGGATGGAGTCGCTCACATCGCTGGGGTGATCAACGACGAG CCCCGGCGCTGCATATCGAGTATGCAGCGGCAGCAGGGAATGCGACTGGATGAGCGGTACGTtccgtacttgcagatggccGGATTATACCATCTTGCGAGACTGAACGACAGATGGTTCCGATTAGACGAGCCACTTGTGAGTGCATTCGTCGAGCGGTGGCGTCCAGAGACGCACACTTTCCATATGCCGTTCGGAGAGTGCACGATCCCACTTCAGGACGTGGCGTACCAGTTGGGGTTGCCAGTGGACGGACATTACGTCAGTGGTTGCCTGACGGATTTCCATGTATACATACAAGGTAGTCGGTCAACTTGGCAGTGGTTCCAGGAGTTGCTCGGTGTGTTACCCCTCCTCCCCGAGCCAAATTCAAAAGTTCGCAGTGAACTGCAGCTG CTTTTTGCCGATAAGTCCGGCAATCGTATTCACATCAGATGGCTATCGTACGTGGCTAGGCTTGAGGATATGGGTGGCTACAGTTGGGGGTTGGCCGCGCTTGCATGGCTATACCGGT ATTTCGGCCTGATGGGTTTGATACGTTTAGCTGGCCCCTGGCATCCAG GTTACAATCCTGGGGTTAGCGAGAAGGGACCTCGGGTTCAGATGACCCGGCTGAGGATTGACATGTTACAGCCTAGGGAT TTTATCTGGATGCCATATAGCAGACCAGAGGTCGTTCAGGTGGTCCATCCGGAGGTGTTCGAGCCTCGTCATACGGCTTTATGGCATTCCGTTATCTCGCTGATATATTTTGCCGTGGTTGAGTGGCACCAGGTTGATCGGGTGTTACCACAGTTTGGAGGAGTACAGGCTTGCCCCCGTCCTGCCCTGAACATCGACTTCTTGATGTCGAAGGATGGTAGAGGAGGTGATCGTTGGTTTCTGTCCCAGTTACACCACTGGCATCTTCACTAG